AATAAGAATTGTAAATCtactttttattgtaaagtaagtctaacatattatataaaattatgctaatttGTAGATTTAGTTTTGTAGAATCTATTTTTGGCTTTAGCACTTCTCATAAATTATACCCTAAAGGTACTTCCGGGTGAAAGTATCCACTTCTTTCTACGCCTCAGCCCCTCTCACTCTACCATGGCCATCCCGTTGCTACTGTAAGCGCCACACAGCATGCAATAGAGTTAGTAGCCTGCAGGTTAACTGACTATCTTTGCAACTTATTTATGTGGATTATTTATATTCTCAATGTGAAATTAGGGTGTTACAAGCTCTTACCTAAATTCCTGACGTCTTTGTTAGTGGGCTCTGTGTACCGTGTATGACAACTGATGGGATGTTTTCTTTTTGCCAGAAGTTAGTGGttttttcatgtaaaaaatTGGTTTGTGTTATAAATAGTTAGAAATAGAGAATTTCaggggaaagaaagagagaatgagagaattCTTCTTTTCGATCTGTAATTCTgtataacatcaatatacccatatatatagggttacaaaaaaGACTATGCTAGCATTATGCATTGTCGGCTAActcactatgcactatgcatttgacggctagctaaatgtggtcatacaattcaagatagtttataacacttcccctttggatgaccatatttaaagaatatgcctcgttaaaaccttgccaaggaaaaaccctgtgggaaaaaaaccaatggcgaaggaaaaagagtacagtattcatgtgtatcgccgagtgctttaggattgcctcattaaaaccttgcaaaggaaaacccagtgggataaaatcttagcgaaggaaaaagagtacaatcagcacaagtcttcaatacattacttcccctgaaaagtgcatgttAACAGGTCtccaaacctccgcattccaatgttctgcacaattttcttaaatgttgcagttgtagttgttggactatcattaatcactggaagaccacacttttcttgatatatgttggatcattgatcttagccaaatgcattctcgacctctgtgtggatctgaaagatatcatgcatctgcatatccaactaattgtggacttaaACCATGTTGAtgaaataatcacaactggatctttctgctcatcactactcttctggagttgtgctcttctggagttcttgtaaataacacagttagtggagaattcatcaacattaaccgctaacctcataaaaacggtggccagcctttttagatcagacaagcatCGCAGGCtttttcaactcttctgtaggtgtcaggcgtgctgtcaggtgcctcagctgtcaggcgtgctatcaggcgtgctgtcaggtgcctcagctgtcaggcgtgctgtcaggcgccgcagagctatgaagctatatttcgtctcttttctcttgctttacgagagatgttgtatcataattttctctataaaagagatattcagctcatcttcattcgcatctcatcttcttcacttttctgtaatcatactgcatttttactctgcaatggctcagcgatcttctcgtggccaatatatgaggtactttGCACCTAGTTCATCAGCTGTACCTGctacaggtgctatcatgcaatgtaatgatctgactcgtagggcagataatgaagctatctatgagcttgtgagtcttggtacccgatactcatcatccattgtcgcattttctcagcgactgcaatccagaacttgtggagttgacgatctccacgagaatattgctatacttcagcgacttcttctggagtccaatatgaagatagaatcaataaagcaagagaataggaatttaaaatccttgcttaaatcttcttttcgattgcccacccctttagatagggatgccatgcagattcttgaagaacaagagcatttgaagaatgaggcaaagtgccttaaatttctgtaattcttgcttcaagataataaaataatatttcacaaatattcatatttgtgtttctatcttctggtagatttCTGTGtgctcatttttatttcttctttaataatacacacttcatatcaaacccataatatgaatctgaaatactaattgtattaaaagatggtatttcatgactaatatcaatattgtttcttcgagaaactaacttgtgatttctatatcacattttcatattaaaagcttcaggctttttatatcatgtatataaatatccaaaaatcacatctttaggtgtttggacttcaagttcatatttatcacatttcacttagtgatatcaattctgcaggaattgagaaactgactcgtgatttatatatcacatttttatttcttttatataaatacccactgacattcaacaagcatcacctctttaggtgtttggactataagtcccgatgcatcatattttactagtgaattaattctgcaggaattgtttctttcaaatattggccaatattttacgtcggtattcttcgacgattcttgattcactttcatcattacttctggtaatgtcaattgccatctcatatggaaatacgttgtcgacaacgattttatttctatccataatttctccattattcatgaaatgtaacgagatctcgttattttcaagtacctgtccctcttcaagggaagacattttcatgaaaaacctcttcaggaggcactcttcaggagatttatactctttaagagtttatataggagaattttatacagaaaatttagatggactttattgcttgttctgtgggtatggtctcttcaggagcaccaaattatttgtgcttttctcttttgagatgctctatcttttgtatcaatacgtctcacatgcctttagatATGTCTTTAGattgctgaatttcttaattgtccttcagggactttaatcctcgctgggattttagcagctagaatatgagacatttttatcatccaaaatttaattatcatctgaacttctggttcacatatgataatcaacataacgtcgaattatttcatcttatttgcttctggcaaatttttctttccacttctggtggtaagactttatagtaaaagaatcttctggttcttttatggacgtccatataaaaatcattcgacttattgattttggatgatcaagataaccatgaatgatacaaatattttgaatcatatcactttttgatgcatcataatatttgattcaataattgtataatttcatctcaaagagaaagcttatagcttttccaatacgagttTCTGGCCCGAAaacatattcattatcacgtccaatctcttagtttttttgaatgaaacgcatcattcttttcacttcagggaatagaatgatataaatttattatcattcacttcagggaatgatgtagatcaaGTAAGACGTGAATagtgattcttatcaaaagttcattattttgctcagtcactaaaagatcagatataaatttagaatatattgtgaacgtttgcatttcatattgctacttctgGAGCATACtcaatattgctacttcaggagcacatttgagacgttcattcaaatatatattctttccacaatttcaattatgcaacttcaggtgcataaattataatgagcttttagtacaagtatcaatcatttaaactatgagatactcaaaagctattattgatttagggcgatccttcagggatgctccattctCATTCtaagatgaatcttatcattaataattcataacaagtataaataaataaaacttgtatataaactatgtgaataaacatagaatttatcaagtaataataatgaatataatcattaATATTCATCTCAGCAATtgtaaatactatattaaaaacttacttgaTGTCCAGCGTTTCAGTAGTTATAATGATAATTTTCTATCTTTTGCTAGCAACTTGTAAAAATGAGTAGAAAAACTCTACGGCAACATCCACCCACTTTCCCAATCGCAACACCAATTTGCATGTGTGGGTCTCCACCATCACCAAATAAAACTAagcttctctttttatttttaaagttgtggATCCCAATCCATTATCTCAATCGCAACACCAAGTTGCATGCGTGGCCTTCCAATacaatcttttcttttatacCCTGCACttttaaaatgtaataatataagagagagaaatataatAGTATAAGAGTAGTAGGTAGCCTTGGTGGGCCTCCATAGAGACTTTTGCCGAAGTCGAGATTTGCATGGCAAGGTAAAGATATGCCCCTGCACtttttaaaatgtaataatataagagagagaaatataatAGTATAAGAGTAGTAGGTAGCCTTGGTGGGCCTCCATGGAGACTTTTTCCAAAAGAAGCTTTACGATCTAAAGCTTTCCAGAACTCAAAATCGGTCTTCTCAGCCAACGAATACGAGTACGGGCACATGCGAGCGAGGCTCAAGCGCAGCAGGTAGAGTCGAAGGCAAGCTCCTCGCCGATGTCCGATCTTGATTATCAACCTCACGGATCCCACCATCGTCGTCTCTAacttcctcctcttcatcttCGGGTTCAGAGAGCTCATGCAGCCACATGCTCCCATCCATGAACTGTACAACGTTAGATTGGCATGCTTGCAATATCCGATCAAGCTTTGCCACATCAAAAGctgtcgattttttttttttttttttttttttcaaaagcaaaTGATTCTTCTTACGCTCAGCCAGGACGACCCAGTGTACGTGAAGGCTAGTGGGCAGAGGAACATAGACGGCGTCTACGCACGGGTCGTCGAGAACCTGATCGTAGCTTTCATAGATATTCACGGCCTCAGGTAGCCCATTTGTAACAGCGAAATTCCTTGCCTTTTCGATCGAACGGCTAGAGATGGCATGGAAGACAGCGTTGGGTGCTAAATCTGTAGATCTATCCACTTTCTTAGCTATATCAGCACATCCGATGATACCGAAACGTACCGGATTTTCTGCCATAATAGTTTTGTCGAGCAAGAATGAGAGGAGTGGCGCAATTTTGCTCGATTATGGATGAGGGTTTGGTTTCTGATGGAAAAGGTTCGATTTAATTGGAAATAGACTACAAATCGAACTCAACCAAATTGAAGTTCCAGAGATGGGTATCGTAGAGGAAGAGGCTGTGCGGAGTAGGTAGAGTTGGACTGATAGGCGGCGGGAATAATcgcatcgtgctgataacgtgttataaataGTTAGAAATAGAGAATTTCaggggaaagaaagagagaatgagagaattCTTCTTTTCGATCTGTAATTCTgtataacatcaatatacccatatatatagggttacaaaaaaGACTATGCTAGCATTATGCATTGTCGGCTAActcactatgcactatgcatttgacggctagctaaatgtggtcatacaattcaagataattTATAACAGTTTGCAATTTTTCTTCCCCGATATTTTCAGCAAGAAAAACAGGTATTTGACTCTCTTCTCCCTCAAAAAAGTATTTTTGTGGCGAACCGAATTCAATTAGAAGTAAATAAGATATCCAGCAAAACCCATCCAAGGCGTTGTGTCTTCTAAGCACCGGACCCAAAAAGaaatggagagagaaaaaagatacATACCAAAGTGCGACAAACGCAATAGCGCCAAGAATATAGGTCTAAATACCCCCATTAACCCATCGTATGGATTCCAATTTGGTAAAACTAGCCTCTAGCAGGCATGGCCTGACATGTTCTGaatctaacaaaaaaaaaaaaaaatgagttttgagTTTGTTATAAACAGGCATGGATCAAAAGAGGTAGAAATAATAAGACATAATTAATAAACATGTTAGTTGTgaataatatgaataaattttatttttaatttctatgaatatttagttttatatccctttatttttgttggaatataatattaatattagtatttggCTACTTAATATCTCAAACTATTAAACTTTTTTGCTAATATGAtacttattttatgaaaatattaattttcttacaTATTATTGAAAAGtcatcttaaaatattttatcataaatctaATTGTAATTGTGAATGATTTATATAGtgttatcattatattatatataaaattatattaattgaattaaaaaataaatatacaagctAACTCAAGTCATTTATATCAAATGAGTTGAAACAAATTATATAGGTTAacttaataaaaactaattattaaaCAGGTTATGCAAGCCGTATCATATCACTCAATAATTATATGGGCTGTGTTAGTGTTTTAGGTTCTAAGCCATTTAATTAAATCGATCATGTTTGGGTTGATTTATATAGTCtaaaattcataatttaatatgacatGAACATAACCTACAAATACAAATTGTCTCCTACCAATCAAAATAAACTGAATCAACGTAATTTTCTAAAGGTTTTCCACATCGGTCAAATATGTGAAAAATGCACAATTTTAGAAAATCATCAAGTCACATATTGGTGGGAtgcaacaattttttaaattagacTATTAAAAAGCATGTGTTGAACATGTTCAATGTACGTTTATCAAATTTATTAGATTGAAAGAACTACGCTAGCCGGCAAGGCTTCGCCCCTCACTCATAGAGGAAATAGGGGTGGGGGCATGTGGCAGGTTGGGGCCACACCCCGCCCACCTTTGCACCCACTCTTGGGCTGGGCTTAAGCCTAtcctaaaactatatatatatatatatatatatatatatgtgtgtgtaataaaattttgttaccaAAACGACATTgcaatttacaaaaaaaaaaaaaagatgaacagAAAAACGACATTGTTTTGGGGGTTAATTTAACCATAAatcccccctcccctcccctgcTAGACTCATTCTTTTCCTAGTTTTCCCACGGTCTCTCTTTCCTTTATGGCCACCACTGCCCTCTCTCCCTCTTGCAGTTGTTGTCTTCTACCTTCTGCTCCTCATCATCCTTCTCAGCTCCTCCTTTCTGAGTCCATATTTTTTTCCTAGTTTaggttctatttttgttttcttattcaaGTCATTAGATAGAACTTGTGTTGTGGATAGAAATTATTGTTGTGGAttgtttgtgtattttttttatttttgtgttattgattttttgttttttgttttcccccATTTTGGTTGTGGAGTTGTGGGCAATGGATAGGactaagaaaaaaatctaaaaattcgaCTCCATTCAAGATCCGCTTTGATTCCAACTTGTTGGAGTTTTCCCCCCCAAAAAGTCAGAATCAAAGTAAGTCGGAGTCACGACTTTGACTCCGACTCCAATAGGGGTTTGGGCCAGTCCGATCCAAAATTTATAGATTTTGAGACCGAACCAAATTTCTTTGGTTCACAATTTATGGGATTGAGACCGACCAGTCTCAACTATGGTCCAGTTGGTTTTTCCGATCTGGACTGAACTCCTTACACCCCTAGACTTCGAAAATCGACATACTGACTTCGAGTTTGCCCTCCAACTTTGACTTCaaatccaagtccaatattatacatatgttataaaaaagttaaaaaaatatatgtatttttctattcattcatcatatatattttatataactataacttttaatgttaattaaatttaataatagtatgaactaattattataaaataatatacttatactataatataaattgacTAAATTGACTAACAATAGTTTAGATTATGtaaatgatattattactaccatgtaacattaatgtataataacatgtaatactaatgtataaacattaatgtataaatttataataacctgtaatactaatgtataataactaaagtataataacacgtaatagtaatgtataataaccaatataaaataacatataatacaaAGTCTAGTATATCATTAggttataaataagttagaaactaatATAGTAACATGTAATTAAACACTGTAGTACAAGTCCATAATAAGAATAAGTTAGacattagaataaaatattataattagttagtaacatgtaatactatagtataataacgtgtaacatgtaattagacactagtataacatgtaattagaatAATCAGTTAATAACACGTAAATTTTAATACTATAGAATAATAACATTTAATTAGACACTAGTAAAttagtatttattaataatcaatactaaaaattaattttagtataCATTCTAGAGTAATAGTAAGAGTTATATcatgatatatttataattataattatgatttttacaaaaaatatttgttcGTTAATATGCTTTAAGTATAGTTATTAATTTGATAattgataaatataataaattatcctATAAATATGGTTACTAATCTTAACATATTAGCTACGAACCATACATGTTCTGTAtgaagtaattaaatttttgagTTATAACTCATAAGCATATGGTCCTAAAAGTCCAGAACATGTTttatacaaattaattataaCATACTTACAACTAATTTCATGTATTGTTTATACTTTAAACCTTTATTTAGGGCATATTTGAGATTACGGTGGAAGATTTATAAAGTGTGAAAGAATGGTCTAAAGTGCTTAAAGTGACAAAATTTATCCGTTTCGCAGTTTTACATCAAAGTATttctaaactaagaaaaaatagaaatccacatttcaataaaagtaataaagtGATACTTTTTGTCAAAAGCACTTCAAAAAAAGTAATCCATATTTTACCATGCTATGTAATGGACAAAACGACCTTCATCAATTTAACATAATGACAATTTtgtttatcaatatttttcattcttctcgTATCATCTTCTCTTCAGTACTACCAAAAGTCATCTTCTCTTCACTTATGCATCgctgaagatattttatttttcattataattatcaaaaaaaccTATTAGACTTTTttcgttattattttattataatatttgatttctaCTACGGATATGtctttttatgtcatttctaactcaaaaatttacttttttaatttgtttttaaacaaatttaatGTGTTTGAAAGTGATGTAAACatacaaattctaaataataaataactttttaataataaaacttattacGTTAACTTCTACGTTATAAGCcttagattaaaaataatatttttcactacaatATCAAAAGTGCACTTAGTTTGTCCTACAAGCTCAACCCCTATATAGTTTGTCCTATAAGCCCAGCCCTTATACAGTTAAAGACTATGTGGTTCCTATTGCCCTTATATAATATACGGTGCCGTTTTGGATCTTTGTTCTAACTAAATCCTAAAAATCGCACTCTCAATTTATCAATCTCAAGCAGCCGTCCGTTCCTCTCTCCTCTCTTGCTGCTACCCTACTTGCTACCGAAAGCCCCTAAATTATCTAAATAATCCCCTTGTTATCATTTCCTCATTTGTTGAAGACGATAGTCTCTAGACTCCACTCTGCAGAGGCCACtaacttgacatatatgtaCCAGTTTTTACAAAGGTTGCTGCTGCTCAGCCCCACAATTTTGCCCCCCTCAAACTTACTAGTGGTGcaattgcacttttttttttcttttttctttcaaacattctttcaaacatctttacacattttttaaaacaaatatactTAACTAATAGTTACTTTCTTAACCTTtaagaacaaaattaaaatacccAAACGAAAATTAAAATACCCGAACGGTAACTT
This genomic window from Carya illinoinensis cultivar Pawnee chromosome 7, C.illinoinensisPawnee_v1, whole genome shotgun sequence contains:
- the LOC122316309 gene encoding uncharacterized oxidoreductase At4g09670-like, with the protein product MAENPVRFGIIGCADIAKKVDRSTDLAPNAVFHAISSRSIEKARNFAVTNGLPEAVNIYESYDQVLDDPCVDAVYVPLPTSLHVHWVVLAERKKNHLLLKKKKKKKKSTAFDVAKLDRILQACQSNVVQFMDGSMWLHELSEPEDEEEEVRDDDGGIREVDNQDRTSARSLPSTLPAALEPRSHVPVLVFVG